In one window of Halanaerobiaceae bacterium ANBcell28 DNA:
- a CDS encoding methyl-accepting chemotaxis protein, with protein MQKNIKNIFSSIWKTVKLIFKKIVKLIVILEDFIIKLAANVNIGKRIMINTLIIIIAIVAFISYQSTNDFSLFTLENERDILQSDLERMNRDINKELRMFYENIVSFASRRDTINVLSNMDEFIYNYDTEEFEEHETLNTIEFMLYNELSDGKFAVEFRDNNNENVFFLGDSLLPLFENNPEIVTTLERVAQSPFGTNFSFIVLSDKLEDDEDAHEGYIDIGTIANLSSSGFGGASGALIARARYDHEDFFYLTLPNPYSDIVQLYKNDELYTSNFFFGEHEGIFPAEDFDRSYKNRYLSQIDFLNEEVVNVFSDDRSLNTYITREDVELQSRTRDENGEYIYETVVEPHLVGYLVIRNIHNRPIGYITIIKSLEDMTLFLEGVQKGYLINAIIFILISIVLVSIITRSITKPLKKVITASKEIAAGDLKTVVEIKTKDQIAEVADTFNQMASKLKNVVGEIVGASDNVYNMSQDLSANTEEASAVSQEVAATSEEIATGTENQVEQTSKTKRILEVVEEQGGKVVVGSNKVSDAIEVASAKSNQGINVIKSLSETMLNIMKEVNNTGDEVKGLREQIEKINTIIDAIDYINEETSLLSLNAAIEAARAGEAGRGFAVVADEIRKLADESNDSVQEIHNIFKEINIAMQQVEKSMNNSSNMAKSSEEAVLNAEKSFEDILSSVQQVREISKEINHYVEEQKNSTKEISVAIDDVHRIAELNAEGADQSAKSSEEEAFIIEQISEATGELSNMADNLRSLVNIFKV; from the coding sequence GATAGTAATCTTAGAAGACTTTATTATCAAGCTAGCTGCTAATGTAAATATTGGTAAACGAATTATGATTAATACTTTAATTATAATCATAGCAATTGTCGCTTTTATTTCATACCAATCAACTAATGATTTTTCTTTATTTACTTTAGAAAATGAAAGAGATATCTTACAGTCAGATTTAGAACGTATGAATAGGGATATAAATAAAGAACTACGTATGTTTTATGAAAATATCGTAAGTTTTGCAAGTAGAAGAGATACAATTAATGTTTTATCTAATATGGATGAATTTATTTATAATTATGATACAGAAGAATTTGAAGAACATGAAACACTTAATACAATTGAATTTATGTTATATAATGAATTAAGTGATGGAAAATTTGCTGTGGAATTTAGAGATAATAATAATGAAAATGTTTTTTTTCTTGGAGATTCTTTATTGCCTCTTTTTGAAAATAATCCTGAAATAGTTACAACACTTGAAAGAGTGGCCCAAAGTCCCTTTGGTACTAATTTTTCCTTCATAGTTCTGTCAGATAAGTTAGAAGATGACGAAGATGCTCATGAAGGGTATATTGATATAGGAACTATAGCTAATTTATCTTCTTCTGGTTTCGGTGGAGCATCAGGTGCTCTAATTGCACGTGCACGTTATGATCATGAGGATTTCTTTTATTTAACTCTTCCTAATCCATATTCTGATATAGTTCAGTTATATAAAAATGATGAATTATATACTAGTAATTTTTTCTTTGGTGAGCATGAAGGTATATTCCCTGCTGAAGATTTTGATAGGTCATATAAAAATAGATATTTGAGTCAAATTGATTTTCTTAACGAAGAGGTAGTTAATGTCTTTTCAGATGATAGAAGTTTAAATACTTATATTACTAGGGAAGATGTTGAGTTACAAAGTAGAACAAGAGATGAGAATGGCGAATATATCTATGAAACAGTAGTTGAACCACACTTAGTAGGATATTTAGTTATAAGAAATATACATAATAGACCTATAGGATATATAACAATTATCAAATCATTAGAGGATATGACTTTATTTTTAGAGGGAGTTCAAAAAGGATATTTAATTAATGCTATAATTTTTATATTAATTTCTATAGTTTTAGTTTCAATTATAACCAGAAGTATTACTAAGCCTTTGAAGAAAGTTATTACAGCAAGTAAAGAAATTGCAGCTGGAGATTTAAAAACTGTAGTTGAAATTAAAACAAAAGATCAAATAGCAGAGGTTGCAGATACATTTAATCAAATGGCTTCTAAATTAAAGAATGTAGTTGGAGAAATTGTAGGTGCTTCTGATAATGTATATAATATGTCACAGGATTTATCTGCTAATACAGAAGAAGCCAGTGCAGTATCCCAGGAGGTTGCAGCTACTAGTGAAGAGATCGCTACTGGAACTGAAAATCAAGTTGAGCAAACTAGTAAAACAAAGAGAATTCTAGAAGTAGTTGAAGAACAGGGTGGAAAAGTTGTAGTGGGTTCAAATAAGGTTAGTGATGCCATTGAAGTAGCTAGTGCTAAATCAAATCAGGGTATTAATGTGATTAAATCCCTGAGTGAAACTATGTTAAATATTATGAAAGAGGTAAATAATACCGGTGATGAAGTTAAAGGTTTGCGTGAACAGATAGAAAAGATAAATACAATTATTGATGCAATTGACTATATTAACGAAGAGACATCATTGCTTTCTTTAAATGCTGCTATTGAGGCTGCTCGTGCTGGTGAAGCAGGTAGAGGTTTTGCAGTAGTTGCTGATGAGATAAGAAAGCTTGCTGATGAATCTAATGATTCAGTACAGGAGATTCATAATATCTTTAAAGAAATAAATATTGCCATGCAACAGGTTGAAAAATCAATGAATAATAGTAGTAATATGGCTAAAAGTAGTGAAGAGGCTGTGTTAAATGCTGAAAAATCTTTTGAAGATATTTTATCTTCTGTTCAACAGGTTAGAGAAATTTCTAAAGAAATTAATCATTATGTTGAAGAACAAAAAAATAGTACAAAAGAAATATCAGTTGCCATTGATGATGTTCATAGGATTGCAGAGTTAAATGCTGAGGGAGCAGATCAATCTGCTAAGTCTAGTGAAGAGGAAGCTTTTATTATTGAACAAATATCTGAAGCAACTGGAGAGTTGTCTAATATGGCAGATAATCTAAGATCATTAGTAAATATATTTAAAGTATAA
- a CDS encoding methyl-accepting chemotaxis protein: protein MEKKSGNIFKRVFVFIWSIIKSVFGKIGKVLKVVDDLIINTVAKLKIGKRIMLFTLVLICALVVFISLQSTNDFSSYAIENEGEMLQAELNRMHRAVRNKLRDFDAYIGNVSSRDEISDLILHANQLDEDGDDEYSYLAELVLSNNLSEGFFGFEIRNRNFNQITTIGEAVDTTYQNNPEVFELYERVAEMPVNMNFSFITLSDHRTDGETSYIELGAIHKISSSGMFGPSGAVLARERYPYDEFFNLVLPTPFTNIVQLYRGNEIYRTNYRLNIGTLINNLDQTYSNRTLSNLNLLNEDIIEMFKENNRQNTHIELMELESQTRERGEDGEDIYESSVDPYLVGYIALRNFHNQPIGYITVIQPLETMTQFLSEVRDGYIFNAVIFILISIIIVSIITRSITKPLKKVITATKEIAAGDLNTVVEIKTKDQIADVADTFNQMTAKLKNVVGEIVGASDNVYSMSQELSANTEEASAVSQEVAATSEEIATGTENQVEQTSKTKRILEVVEEQGGKVVVSSNKVSDAIEVASTKSNQGINVIRSLSETMLNIMKEVNNTGDEVKGLREQIEKINTIIDAIDYINEETSLLSLNAAIEAARAGEAGRGFAVVADEIRKLADESNDSVQEIHNIFKEINIAMQQVEKSMNNSSNMAKSSEEAVLNAEKSFEDILSSVQQVREISKEINHYVEEQKNSTKEISVAIDDVHRIAELNAEGADQSAKSSEEEALIIEQISDAAGELSNMANNLRSLVNIFKV, encoded by the coding sequence ATGGAGAAAAAAAGCGGTAATATTTTTAAAAGAGTTTTTGTTTTTATATGGAGTATTATTAAATCTGTATTCGGAAAAATAGGCAAAGTTTTAAAAGTAGTAGATGACCTTATTATTAATACTGTAGCTAAATTAAAGATTGGTAAAAGGATAATGCTGTTTACATTGGTATTAATATGTGCTTTAGTAGTTTTTATCTCATTACAATCAACTAATGATTTTTCTTCATATGCTATTGAAAATGAAGGAGAAATGTTGCAAGCTGAATTAAACAGAATGCACAGAGCTGTTCGAAATAAATTAAGAGATTTTGATGCATATATTGGTAACGTATCATCAAGAGATGAAATATCAGATCTAATTCTACATGCAAATCAACTTGATGAAGATGGAGATGATGAGTATTCTTATCTCGCAGAGCTTGTTTTATCTAATAATTTAAGTGAAGGTTTTTTTGGCTTCGAAATAAGAAATCGTAATTTTAATCAGATCACAACTATTGGTGAAGCTGTAGATACAACTTATCAAAACAACCCAGAAGTTTTTGAATTATATGAAAGGGTTGCTGAAATGCCAGTTAATATGAATTTTTCATTTATTACATTGTCAGATCATAGGACAGATGGAGAGACAAGTTATATCGAATTAGGTGCTATTCATAAAATATCTTCTTCTGGCATGTTTGGTCCTTCTGGTGCTGTTTTAGCTCGTGAAAGATACCCTTATGATGAATTTTTTAATCTTGTGCTTCCTACGCCATTTACAAATATTGTACAATTATATAGAGGTAATGAGATATATAGAACAAATTATAGACTGAATATAGGAACACTTATTAATAATTTGGATCAAACTTATAGTAATAGAACATTAAGTAATCTTAATCTACTCAATGAAGATATAATTGAAATGTTCAAAGAAAACAATCGACAAAATACACATATAGAGTTGATGGAACTTGAATCTCAAACTAGAGAAAGAGGGGAAGATGGAGAGGATATCTATGAGTCAAGTGTTGATCCTTATTTAGTAGGTTATATAGCCTTAAGAAATTTCCATAATCAACCGATTGGATACATTACAGTTATCCAACCTTTAGAAACTATGACACAGTTTTTAAGTGAAGTTAGAGATGGTTATATATTCAACGCTGTAATCTTTATATTAATATCTATAATAATAGTGTCTATTATAACTAGAAGTATTACAAAACCATTGAAGAAAGTTATAACCGCTACTAAAGAAATAGCAGCAGGGGATTTGAATACTGTAGTAGAAATTAAGACTAAAGATCAGATAGCAGATGTTGCAGATACCTTTAATCAGATGACTGCTAAATTAAAAAACGTAGTTGGAGAAATTGTTGGAGCATCTGATAATGTATATAGTATGTCTCAGGAATTATCAGCTAATACAGAAGAAGCCAGTGCAGTATCACAGGAGGTTGCGGCTACTAGTGAAGAAATAGCTACTGGAACTGAAAATCAGGTTGAGCAAACTAGTAAAACAAAGAGAATCCTGGAAGTAGTTGAAGAACAAGGTGGAAAAGTTGTAGTAAGTTCAAATAAAGTTAGTGATGCTATTGAAGTAGCTAGCACGAAATCCAATCAAGGTATCAATGTTATTAGATCATTAAGTGAAACTATGTTAAACATTATGAAAGAGGTAAATAATACTGGTGATGAAGTTAAAGGCTTGCGTGAACAGATAGAAAAGATAAATACAATTATTGATGCAATTGACTATATTAACGAAGAGACATCATTGCTTTCTTTAAATGCTGCTATTGAGGCTGCTCGTGCTGGTGAAGCAGGTAGAGGTTTTGCAGTAGTTGCTGATGAGATAAGAAAGCTTGCTGATGAATCTAATGATTCAGTACAGGAGATTCATAATATCTTTAAAGAAATAAATATTGCCATGCAACAGGTTGAAAAATCAATGAATAATAGTAGTAATATGGCTAAAAGTAGTGAAGAGGCTGTGTTAAATGCTGAAAAATCTTTTGAAGATATTTTATCTTCTGTTCAACAGGTTAGAGAAATTTCTAAAGAAATTAATCATTATGTTGAAGAACAAAAAAATAGTACAAAAGAAATATCAGTTGCCATTGATGATGTTCATAGGATTGCAGAGTTAAATGCTGAGGGAGCAGATCAATCTGCTAAGTCTAGTGAAGAAGAAGCCCTTATTATTGAGCAAATATCAGATGCTGCTGGTGAGTTGTCCAATATGGCAAATAACTTAAGGTCTCTAGTAAATATCTTTAAAGTATAG
- a CDS encoding glycosyl hydrolase 115 family protein, whose product MILEKKENDNDFLLFDEKNIADIFIDSEDYWGVKRAVKDLQKDFTRVSNKTPEIKEERDKCSSETIIIGTIGKNKVIDKLIAEGKIDVEGIKGKWESFLIQVVDSPTGDIDKALIIAGSDKRGSIFGIYHLSQAIGVSPWYWWADVSSEEKSTMLLKKGKYKFGEPSVKYRGIFLNDEAPSLTTWVENNYDSFNHKFYEKVFELILRLKANYLWPAMWKPRVFNEEDPLNPKMADKYGVVMGTSHHEPMMRSWEEWGKVGTGEWNYNTNKDNIFSFWETGIERVKDFESVITVGMRGDGDEAMIEGGTVEENKNLLEKIIADQRKIIADKVNENVEQVPQLLALYKEVQSFYEAGMELPEDITLMLADDNFGNIRKLPAKKDRERTGGYGMYYHFDYVGGPRSYQWINTVPLQKIWEQMKMTYDFGVDRIWIVNVGDLKPMEFPIEFFLEMAWDIDKWNQDNISHFALQWVEKQFGEKYADEISNIILKYTKFNGRRKPEIVEEDTYSLINYREAERALSDFNQIVDKAEEIYDLLSDDKKDAFYQLILYPSRASRNIMKMHVYAGLNQLYAEQGRLIANDYAKLTKETFLAEAADTEYYNKELADAKWDGMMLQPHIGKSNWRGPEKNTMPEVTEVQVLDGSEMGVAIEGSKEIWPESDSECLLPEFSVYNDQAHYFEIFNKKADPFEFQIKTSESWIKLSQTSARVEKQVRIEVNIDWQNADIGEDITASIIVCGAGNEVEIKLTVFNPAEPKIKDLDDMTFIESNGYISIEAEHFSRKIEKENVKWIKVPDYGRTLSSMMILPSTSDSFSLDDAPSLEYKLFLFNPGEIKVRVYTTPSLNINRDRGLKYAISFDNQVKEVVDTFPKEYDATYDYPEWMNGVMDNAHINESIHNIEKAGYHTLKISLIDPGLVLEKIVLDMGGVKESYLGPPESNFKK is encoded by the coding sequence ATGATTTTAGAAAAAAAAGAGAATGATAATGACTTTCTACTATTTGATGAAAAAAATATTGCTGATATATTTATTGATTCAGAAGACTACTGGGGAGTTAAAAGAGCAGTTAAAGATTTGCAAAAAGACTTTACTAGGGTTAGTAATAAAACCCCTGAAATTAAGGAAGAAAGAGATAAATGTTCTTCAGAAACTATTATTATAGGTACAATTGGTAAAAACAAAGTAATTGATAAATTAATTGCTGAAGGTAAAATTGATGTTGAAGGTATTAAGGGAAAATGGGAATCTTTTTTAATACAGGTAGTAGATTCTCCTACAGGTGATATTGATAAAGCTTTAATTATTGCTGGTAGTGATAAGAGAGGAAGTATTTTTGGAATTTATCATTTATCACAAGCAATAGGTGTATCCCCCTGGTATTGGTGGGCAGATGTTTCTAGCGAAGAGAAAAGCACTATGCTGCTAAAAAAAGGTAAGTATAAATTTGGAGAACCTTCTGTTAAGTATCGAGGTATATTTTTAAATGATGAAGCACCTTCTCTTACTACATGGGTTGAAAATAATTATGATAGTTTTAATCATAAATTTTATGAAAAAGTATTTGAACTAATTTTAAGGTTAAAAGCTAATTATCTATGGCCAGCAATGTGGAAGCCAAGGGTATTTAATGAAGAAGATCCTTTAAATCCAAAGATGGCAGATAAGTATGGAGTAGTGATGGGAACATCTCATCATGAACCTATGATGCGTAGTTGGGAAGAATGGGGTAAAGTAGGTACAGGGGAATGGAATTATAATACTAACAAAGATAATATCTTTAGCTTCTGGGAAACCGGTATCGAAAGGGTCAAAGATTTTGAAAGTGTAATAACAGTTGGTATGCGCGGTGATGGTGATGAAGCCATGATCGAAGGTGGTACTGTAGAAGAAAATAAAAATCTACTAGAAAAGATTATTGCTGATCAACGGAAGATTATAGCTGATAAAGTAAATGAAAATGTGGAGCAGGTTCCTCAATTGCTTGCTTTATATAAAGAAGTACAAAGTTTTTATGAGGCTGGTATGGAATTGCCAGAGGATATAACTTTAATGCTGGCTGATGATAACTTTGGAAATATAAGAAAGTTGCCTGCTAAGAAAGATAGAGAGCGTACTGGTGGATATGGTATGTATTATCATTTTGATTATGTAGGTGGTCCTAGGTCTTATCAGTGGATTAATACAGTTCCACTACAAAAAATCTGGGAACAAATGAAAATGACCTATGATTTTGGAGTAGATAGAATCTGGATAGTAAATGTTGGTGACTTAAAACCAATGGAATTTCCTATTGAATTCTTTTTGGAAATGGCCTGGGATATTGATAAATGGAATCAAGATAATATTTCTCACTTTGCTTTACAATGGGTTGAAAAACAATTTGGTGAAAAGTACGCAGATGAGATAAGTAATATAATTTTAAAATACACAAAATTTAATGGAAGAAGAAAACCAGAAATAGTGGAAGAGGATACTTATAGTTTGATAAATTACAGAGAAGCTGAAAGAGCATTATCTGACTTTAATCAAATAGTTGATAAAGCAGAAGAAATTTATGATTTATTATCTGATGATAAAAAAGATGCTTTTTATCAATTAATCTTATATCCGAGTAGAGCTAGCAGAAATATTATGAAAATGCATGTATATGCGGGATTAAATCAATTATATGCTGAGCAAGGAAGACTTATTGCTAATGACTATGCTAAATTAACAAAAGAAACTTTTCTTGCTGAAGCAGCTGATACTGAATATTATAATAAAGAATTGGCAGATGCCAAATGGGATGGGATGATGTTACAACCCCATATAGGCAAATCAAATTGGCGTGGTCCTGAAAAGAATACCATGCCAGAAGTAACTGAAGTTCAAGTTCTAGATGGTTCTGAAATGGGAGTTGCTATAGAAGGCTCTAAAGAAATTTGGCCTGAAAGTGATTCAGAATGTCTCCTTCCTGAGTTTAGTGTATATAATGATCAAGCTCATTACTTTGAAATATTCAATAAGAAGGCAGATCCTTTTGAATTTCAGATAAAAACAAGTGAATCCTGGATAAAATTAAGCCAGACAAGTGCTAGAGTAGAAAAACAGGTAAGAATAGAAGTTAATATTGATTGGCAAAATGCAGATATAGGAGAGGATATTACTGCTTCTATTATTGTTTGTGGTGCAGGAAATGAAGTAGAGATTAAATTGACTGTTTTTAATCCTGCTGAGCCAAAGATAAAAGATTTAGATGATATGACTTTTATTGAGAGTAATGGTTATATATCTATTGAAGCTGAACATTTTTCCAGGAAAATCGAAAAAGAAAATGTAAAGTGGATAAAAGTACCTGACTATGGTAGAACATTATCATCTATGATGATTTTGCCGTCTACAAGTGATAGTTTTTCTTTAGATGATGCACCTAGTCTTGAATATAAACTATTTCTTTTCAATCCAGGAGAAATAAAAGTGAGAGTTTATACAACACCTAGTTTAAATATTAACAGAGATAGAGGATTGAAATATGCTATTTCTTTTGATAATCAAGTTAAGGAAGTTGTAGATACTTTTCCAAAAGAATATGATGCGACTTATGATTATCCAGAATGGATGAATGGTGTAATGGATAACGCTCATATAAATGAATCAATTCATAATATAGAAAAAGCAGGTTATCATACTTTAAAGATAAGTTTGATTGATCCTGGTCTTGTCTTAGAAAAGATAGTATTAGATATGGGTGGTGTGAAAGAAAGTTATTTAGGACCTCCTGAAAGTAATTTCAAAAAATAA
- a CDS encoding glycosyl hydrolase family 8, which yields MVNKKGAFHTKNYRNLFKECGYSESEIEKKLNNCWHELFFADDDLRIYHPVGDDMGYMVDTGNNDVRTEGMSYGMMMAVQMDDKDIFDRLWKWTKKYMWHDSGQYKGYFAWSCNLDGSRRAEGPAPDGEEYFAMALLFASRRWGDGSDPFNYSKEAKDILHEVIHKGEDGKPGDPMWDKEHKLIKFIPECDFSDPSYHLPHFYELFSRWGNKEDSQFWQEAAEASREYLKKACHPETGLAAEYAHYDGTPETTRGHSHFYSDSYRVALNIGIDYEWFGGDDDLKQIANNIIDFFADKESFAIYKLDGEEVDEKPDYIHNVGLIAANAVAALAADNENAKAAVKRFWNTPLRRDERRYYDNCLYLFSLMALSGQFRIY from the coding sequence ATGGTGAATAAAAAAGGAGCTTTTCATACAAAAAATTATAGAAATTTATTTAAAGAATGTGGTTATTCTGAGTCTGAGATAGAGAAAAAACTTAATAATTGTTGGCATGAACTGTTTTTTGCTGATGATGATTTAAGAATATATCATCCAGTAGGTGATGATATGGGATATATGGTTGATACCGGTAATAATGATGTTAGGACAGAAGGTATGTCTTATGGCATGATGATGGCTGTTCAAATGGATGATAAGGACATCTTTGATCGTCTTTGGAAGTGGACAAAAAAATACATGTGGCATGATAGTGGCCAATATAAAGGTTATTTTGCCTGGTCCTGTAACCTTGACGGTAGTAGAAGGGCAGAAGGGCCTGCACCTGATGGTGAAGAATATTTTGCTATGGCTTTGCTCTTTGCTTCAAGACGTTGGGGGGATGGTAGTGATCCTTTTAATTATAGTAAAGAAGCTAAAGATATTCTTCATGAGGTTATTCATAAAGGAGAAGATGGTAAGCCTGGTGATCCAATGTGGGATAAGGAGCATAAACTAATCAAATTTATACCAGAATGTGATTTTTCAGATCCATCTTATCATTTGCCCCATTTTTATGAATTGTTTTCTCGCTGGGGAAATAAAGAAGATAGTCAGTTTTGGCAAGAAGCTGCTGAAGCTAGTAGAGAGTATCTAAAGAAAGCCTGTCATCCAGAGACTGGACTGGCTGCAGAGTATGCTCATTATGATGGAACACCTGAAACAACAAGAGGTCATAGTCATTTTTATAGTGATTCCTATCGTGTTGCATTGAATATAGGTATTGATTATGAATGGTTTGGCGGAGATGATGATTTAAAGCAAATTGCTAATAATATTATTGATTTCTTTGCTGATAAGGAAAGCTTTGCAATATATAAATTAGATGGTGAGGAAGTAGACGAAAAACCTGATTATATTCATAATGTAGGATTAATTGCAGCAAATGCAGTAGCTGCCCTCGCTGCTGATAACGAAAACGCTAAAGCTGCTGTAAAAAGATTTTGGAATACTCCATTAAGAAGAGATGAAAGACGATATTATGATAATTGTTTATATTTATTCTCCTTAATGGCTTTATCGGGGCAATTTCGAATATATTGA
- a CDS encoding carbohydrate binding domain-containing protein, with product MTKKLMFVMMLVATMLFVLVGCDTAEEQEFTLLINQTDESEVNYVVSPKPDVEHTVTGTVTIEVSLAEGYDVNWEGAEVAGPDEDGNYIIDMDSNKEITAVFVEASDDDEEDSPLYNSNFDEDKGLWESRGHMILERSYEVAKDGEYSLKVTRDEEADEPWYGGTRIDLDNIDGLEIGQEYSISLYIYHESDETLEYKIQIAENNNGDGTVLFDKQEVDSGVWTELGGTFIMNEDLDSAWVEEESGIGAPFFIDKVIIDLAEED from the coding sequence ATGACAAAGAAATTAATGTTTGTAATGATGTTAGTAGCTACAATGCTTTTTGTACTAGTTGGATGTGATACTGCTGAGGAGCAGGAATTTACTTTATTAATTAATCAGACAGATGAAAGCGAAGTTAATTATGTAGTGAGTCCTAAACCTGATGTTGAGCATACAGTGACGGGAACCGTTACTATAGAAGTTAGCCTTGCAGAAGGCTATGATGTTAATTGGGAAGGTGCTGAAGTAGCAGGTCCTGATGAAGATGGTAATTATATAATAGATATGGATAGTAACAAGGAAATTACTGCTGTTTTTGTTGAGGCAAGTGACGATGATGAAGAAGATTCACCTCTTTATAACAGTAATTTTGATGAAGACAAAGGATTATGGGAATCTCGTGGACATATGATTTTAGAACGTAGTTATGAAGTCGCTAAAGATGGTGAGTATAGCTTGAAGGTTACAAGGGATGAAGAAGCAGATGAACCATGGTATGGTGGTACAAGAATAGATTTAGATAACATAGATGGTTTAGAGATAGGTCAAGAGTACTCTATTAGTTTATATATTTATCATGAATCAGATGAAACTCTAGAATATAAAATTCAAATTGCAGAGAATAATAATGGTGATGGTACAGTATTATTTGATAAACAAGAAGTGGATTCTGGTGTATGGACTGAATTGGGTGGTACATTTATAATGAATGAAGACCTTGATTCAGCTTGGGTTGAAGAAGAAAGTGGTATAGGAGCACCTTTCTTTATTGATAAAGTTATTATTGATTTAGCTGAAGAAGATTAA
- a CDS encoding SUMF1/EgtB/PvdO family nonheme iron enzyme: MQNEVDLKLIINNHNNNYTYKVESKDIYTVDSKNNKVVFKVIYTENISEMIFVPAGTTSEENANLRLDYDIYIGKYPVTFQEYIEFTNVTEKNIPDDNGWGKDTRPVINVSWYDALEYCNWLSIKDGLEPAYDLSSSNRLDWDLRDDPENIEGYRLPSAEEWEFAARGGTNGEATTFSGSDNLEEVGWSYRNSGDEWMDRPGEISGNNNRTHPVGLKLPNELGIYDMSGNVHEWTSTKVAETAVRTKGGSWNISVTVSNGYNQGISAASTSIGFRVIKTATQ; this comes from the coding sequence TTGCAAAATGAGGTAGATTTAAAACTAATTATTAATAATCACAATAATAATTATACTTACAAAGTTGAAAGTAAAGATATTTATACAGTCGATTCTAAAAATAACAAAGTTGTTTTCAAAGTTATTTATACTGAAAATATTTCTGAAATGATCTTTGTTCCGGCTGGAACTACTTCTGAAGAAAATGCTAACTTAAGATTAGATTATGATATATATATAGGTAAATATCCTGTAACATTTCAAGAATATATTGAATTTACTAATGTAACAGAAAAAAATATCCCAGATGATAATGGTTGGGGAAAAGATACTAGACCAGTAATAAATGTGTCCTGGTATGATGCTTTAGAATATTGTAACTGGCTGAGTATAAAGGACGGTTTAGAACCGGCATATGATTTGAGTAGTAGTAATAGATTAGATTGGGATTTAAGAGATGATCCTGAAAATATTGAGGGATATAGGTTGCCTTCAGCTGAAGAATGGGAGTTTGCAGCTCGTGGTGGAACTAATGGTGAGGCAACGACATTTTCAGGCAGTGATAATCTAGAAGAAGTTGGCTGGTCTTATAGAAATTCAGGAGATGAGTGGATGGATCGCCCTGGTGAAATAAGCGGAAATAATAATAGAACACATCCAGTTGGATTGAAGTTACCTAATGAATTAGGTATTTATGATATGTCTGGAAATGTTCATGAATGGACTAGTACTAAAGTAGCTGAAACAGCAGTTAGAACAAAAGGAGGTAGTTGGAATATATCTGTTACTGTCTCTAATGGTTACAATCAAGGAATATCTGCTGCCTCTACTTCTATTGGATTTCGGGTAATAAAAACAGCGACTCAATAA